A genomic window from Oryctolagus cuniculus chromosome 12, mOryCun1.1, whole genome shotgun sequence includes:
- the GCNT3 gene encoding beta-1,3-galactosyl-O-glycosyl-glycoprotein beta-1,6-N-acetylglucosaminyltransferase 3 produces MKMTQWRKLCRQCHLWVLGCYLLLAIVSLRLSLRWKCDFEHLYLDSRRLQSQYCRDILYKSLKLPAKSSINCSGVTRGDQEAVIQAVINNLEIKKKREPLTAAHYLDLTRNCERFKAERKFIVFPLSKEELEFPIAYSMVVHEKIENFERLLRAVYAPQNIYCVHVDAKSSESFKEAVKAITSCFPNVFIASKLVSVVYASWLRVQADLNCMEDLLQSPVPWKYFLNTCGTDFPIKTNAEMVRALKLLNGKNSMETEVPTEAKRYRWKYHYELKDTLYITNRKKDPPPYNLTMFTGNAYFVASREFIQHVLTNPKSQELIEWAKDTYSPDEHLWATLQRAPWMPGFAPCHRKFDISDMTAIARLVKWADHEGDVTAGAPYAPCSGIHQRAVCIYGTGDLHWILQNHHLLANKFDPKVDDNVLQCLEEYLRYKAIYETEL; encoded by the coding sequence ATGAAGATGACTCAGTGGAGGAAACTCTGCCGGCAGTGTCACCTTTGGGTCCTGGGGTGCTATCTGCTGCTGGCCATTGTCTCCCTGAGACTTTCTCTCAGATGGAAATGTGACTTTGAGCACCTGTACCTGGACTCCAGGCGACTTCAGAGCCAGTACTGTAGGGACATCTTGTACAAGTCCCTGAAGCTGCCGGCAAAGAGCTCCATCAACTGCTCGGGGGTCACCCGAGGAGACCAGGAGGCGGTGATCCAGGCTGTTATCAATAATCTAGAGATCAAGAAGAAACGGGAACCTCTCACAGCTGCTCACTACCTCGACCTGACCAGAAACTGTGAGCGCTTTAAGGCTGAGAGGAAGTTCATAGTGTTCCCCCTAAGCAAAGAAGAGTTAGAGTTCCCAATTGCCTACTCTATGGTGGTTCATGAGAAGATTGAGAACTTTGAAAGGCTGTTGCGAGCCGTGTATGCTCCTCAGAACATATACTGTGTCCACGTGGATGCGAAGTCCTCAGAAAGTTTCAAAGAAGCAGTTAAGGCCATTACTTCATGCTTCCCCAACGTCTTCATAGCCAGTAAATTGGTTTCTGTGGTTTATGCCTCCTGGTTAAGGGTGCAGGCTGACCTGAACTGCATGGAAGACTTGCTGCAGAGCCCGGTGCCATGGAAATACTTCCTGAATACATGTGGGACGGACTTCCCTATAAAAACCAATGCCGAGATGGTCCGGGCCCTCAAGCTGTTGAATGGGAAGAACAGTATGGAGACAGAGGTACCCACGGAGGCCAAAAGATACCGCTGGAAATATCACTATGAGTTGAAAGACACATTGTATATAACCAACAGGAAGAAAGACCCTCCCCCTTATAATCTAACTATGTTCACGGGAAATGCCTATTTCGTGGCGTCTAGAGAATTCATCCAGCATGTCTTAACGAACCCCAAATCCCAAGAACTGATTGAGTGGGCAAAAGACACCTATAGCCCCGATGAGCATCTCTGGGCTACCCTTCAGCGCGCGCCATGGATGCCTGGCTTTGCTCCCTGCCACCGCAAGTTTGACATCTCAGATATGACCGCCATTGCCAGGCTTGTCAAGTGGGCGGACCATGAGGGAGATGTCACTGCGGGTGCACCTTATGCACCTTGCTCTGGGATCCACCAGCGGGCCGTCTGTATCTATGGGACTGGAGACCTGCATTGGATACTTCAGAACCATCACCTGTTGGCCAACAAGTTCGACCCCAAAGTGGATGACAATGTCCTTCAGTGCTTAGAAGAGTACCTACGTTACAAGGCCATCTATGAGACTGAACTCTGA
- the GTF2A2 gene encoding transcription initiation factor IIA subunit 2, whose translation MAYQLYRNTTLGNSLQESLDELIQSQQITPQLALQVLLQFDKAINSALAQRVRNRVNFRGSLNTYRFCDNVWTFVLNDVEFREVTELIKVDKVKIVACDGKNTGSNTTE comes from the exons ATGGCATATCAGTTGTACAGAAATACGACTTTGGGGAACAGCCTTCAGGAGAGCCTAGACGAGCTCATTCAG TCTCAACAGATCACCCCTCAACTTGCCCTTCAAGTTCTACTTCAGTTTGATAAGGCTATAAACTCAGCATTGGCTCAGAGGGTCAGGAACAGAGTCAATTTCCGG ggCTCTCTAAATACGTACAGATTCTGTGATAATGTGTGGACTTTTGTATTGAATGATGTGGAATTCCGAGAGGTGACAGAACTTATTAAAGTGGATAAAGTGAAAATTGTAGCCTGTGACGGTAAAA ATACTGGCTCCAATACTACAGAATGA